One region of Brachybacterium saurashtrense genomic DNA includes:
- a CDS encoding cation diffusion facilitator family transporter — protein MTASHTHGHGHSHASPSTARTRLAIAFGLTALIVLAQAVGSVLTGSLALLTDTAHALVDASGLLVALIAATVLLRPASPTRTWGFARIEVLAALAQATLLIVVGTYTAIEGVRRLAAPPEIASTELLVFGAVGLAVNLVAILVLAGGKDASLNMKAAFLEVANDALGSVGVIVAALVIRFTGFQQADALAGLFIAALIVPRAVRILRDTLRILMEYTPEGVDLDEVREHLLALEHVQDVHDLHASNVGSSLPILSAHVVVAEECFGSAHAMEILEEVHECVRTHFPVAFEHATIQMESPAVQAREAARTLHT, from the coding sequence ATGACCGCCTCGCACACCCACGGTCACGGCCACAGCCACGCCTCCCCGAGCACGGCCCGCACGCGCCTCGCGATCGCGTTCGGCCTCACCGCCCTGATCGTGCTCGCCCAGGCCGTGGGCAGCGTGCTCACCGGCAGCCTCGCCCTGCTCACCGACACTGCGCACGCCCTCGTGGACGCCTCCGGCCTGCTCGTCGCGCTGATCGCCGCGACGGTGCTGCTGCGCCCCGCGAGCCCCACCCGCACCTGGGGCTTCGCCCGCATCGAGGTGCTCGCGGCACTGGCCCAGGCGACGCTGCTGATCGTCGTCGGCACCTACACGGCGATCGAGGGCGTGCGGCGGCTCGCCGCGCCGCCGGAGATCGCCTCGACGGAGCTGCTGGTCTTCGGCGCGGTGGGCCTCGCAGTCAACCTCGTGGCGATCCTCGTGCTCGCCGGCGGCAAGGACGCGAGCCTGAACATGAAGGCCGCCTTCCTCGAGGTCGCCAACGACGCGCTGGGTTCGGTGGGTGTGATCGTCGCGGCGCTCGTCATCCGCTTCACCGGCTTCCAGCAGGCAGATGCGCTCGCGGGACTGTTCATCGCGGCGCTGATCGTGCCGCGCGCGGTGCGGATCCTGCGCGACACCCTGCGGATCCTCATGGAGTACACGCCCGAGGGCGTGGACCTCGACGAGGTGCGCGAGCACCTGCTCGCCCTCGAGCACGTCCAGGACGTGCACGACCTGCACGCCTCGAACGTCGGCAGCAGCCTGCCGATCCTCTCCGCGCACGTGGTGGTGGCCGAGGAGTGCTTCGGCTCCGCGCACGCGATGGAGATCCTCGAGGAGGTCCACGAGTGCGTGCGCACCCACTTCCCCGTCGCCTTCGAGCACGCCACCATCCAGATGGAGAGCCCCGCCGTGCAGGCCCGCGAGGCGGCGCGGACCCTGCACACCTGA
- a CDS encoding DUF6286 domain-containing protein, which yields MSSAPPRLVRRPARSVPAALLGVLLLTGGLVGVWLLGSLLLDGSWPASAQGALADIGARRLDSTPVLIAAGVLAALGLVLLLAAAIPGRPSRRLVLGGEVPGASAVPHRDLGRRITRRVETVDGVHSARATLRGRRLDVLARTVVDDSEAVLRGARAAAEQAVDELRPETPLRTRVRVQRIRKD from the coding sequence ATGAGCAGCGCCCCGCCTCGCCTGGTCCGCCGTCCCGCGCGCAGCGTCCCCGCAGCGCTGCTCGGCGTCCTGCTGCTGACCGGGGGCCTCGTCGGCGTCTGGCTGCTGGGCAGCCTGCTGCTGGACGGCTCCTGGCCCGCCTCCGCCCAGGGCGCGCTCGCCGACATCGGCGCGCGTCGCCTGGACTCCACGCCCGTGCTCATCGCGGCCGGAGTCCTCGCGGCGCTCGGCCTCGTCCTGCTGCTCGCGGCAGCGATCCCCGGCCGCCCCTCGCGACGCCTCGTGCTGGGCGGCGAGGTGCCCGGCGCGAGCGCCGTCCCGCACCGCGACCTCGGCCGACGCATCACCCGACGGGTGGAGACCGTGGACGGGGTGCACAGCGCCCGCGCCACCCTCCGCGGGCGGCGACTGGACGTGCTGGCCCGCACCGTCGTCGACGACTCCGAGGCCGTGCTGCGCGGAGCCCGCGCGGCCGCCGAGCAGGCCGTCGACGAGCTCCGCCCCGAGACCCCGCTCCGCACCCGTGTCCGGGTCCAGCGGATCAGGAAGGACTGA
- a CDS encoding DeoR/GlpR family DNA-binding transcription regulator, which yields MIIESLRRSGRLTVEQLAELTGASAVTIRRDLTALEAHGALRRIPGGAERAVRSDEELPYALRLTDDMERKTALARAASALVEDADTVIIDNGTTCHAAATELVGRPITAVCLSLHSAMALGSAPGARVTIPGGPVMTDTLAMMSAQATDYLRAVSADVLLLGSCSVSPRRGLLADLPEDATLKAAAIESSTRRVLLVTADKLSRSSSFRFGAFEDLTHLVTTADVPPPLLEPFRDAGVQVVTA from the coding sequence TTGATCATCGAATCCTTGCGGAGATCCGGGAGGCTCACCGTCGAGCAGCTCGCCGAGCTGACGGGCGCCTCGGCCGTCACCATCCGTCGCGATCTCACCGCGCTGGAGGCCCATGGTGCCCTCCGGCGGATCCCCGGCGGAGCGGAGCGCGCCGTGCGCTCCGACGAGGAGCTCCCTTACGCGCTGCGGCTGACCGACGACATGGAGCGGAAGACAGCACTGGCCCGTGCCGCGAGCGCCCTGGTCGAGGATGCCGACACGGTGATCATCGACAACGGCACCACCTGCCATGCGGCCGCGACCGAGCTGGTCGGGCGACCGATCACCGCCGTCTGCCTCTCCTTGCACAGCGCGATGGCGCTGGGGTCGGCCCCGGGGGCCCGCGTGACGATCCCCGGCGGCCCGGTCATGACCGACACCCTGGCGATGATGAGCGCGCAGGCGACGGACTACCTGCGCGCCGTCTCCGCGGACGTCCTGCTGCTCGGTTCCTGCTCGGTCTCCCCGCGGCGCGGACTGCTCGCGGACCTCCCGGAGGACGCCACCCTCAAGGCCGCAGCGATCGAGAGCTCCACCCGGCGCGTCCTGCTCGTCACGGCCGACAAGCTCTCCCGCTCCTCGAGCTTCCGCTTCGGAGCGTTCGAGGACCTCACCCACCTCGTGACCACCGCCGATGTCCCGCCACCCCTCCTGGAGCCGTTCCGGGACGCGGGCGTCCAGGTGGTGACGGCCTGA
- a CDS encoding sugar phosphate isomerase/epimerase family protein, giving the protein MTLALDPTQALHTWSLFRTMGRYVAPGSAPSGALAENTDGGGLGLLELPAQLASHGFTSAQLCHFYLPTTEASYLAELRAAFETASVDLEVLLVDDGDVVHPEHGREQQRWLATWLDVAEQLGAPRVRVPAGDQPPSADTLALSAGRLRELAAAHPALRVLTENWRGLLVDEVATTRLLDLLEGEVGLLIDTGNWDGEDRYRQIAAVAGQAECSQVKARESAPGVLDEEDLEQSLRALAEAGYAGRLSLVYAGSDDDEWGRLAQMQGVVRRVLA; this is encoded by the coding sequence ATGACCCTCGCCCTCGATCCCACGCAGGCCCTGCACACCTGGTCGCTGTTCCGCACGATGGGCCGCTACGTCGCCCCCGGCTCGGCGCCCTCGGGAGCGCTCGCGGAGAACACCGACGGAGGGGGCCTGGGCCTGCTCGAGCTGCCCGCGCAGCTCGCCTCCCACGGGTTCACGAGCGCCCAGCTGTGCCACTTCTACCTCCCCACCACGGAGGCCTCCTATCTCGCCGAGCTGCGCGCGGCCTTCGAGACGGCGAGCGTCGACCTCGAGGTGCTGCTGGTGGACGACGGGGACGTGGTCCACCCCGAGCACGGCCGCGAGCAGCAGCGCTGGCTGGCCACCTGGCTCGACGTCGCCGAGCAGCTCGGCGCCCCGCGGGTGCGGGTGCCCGCCGGGGACCAGCCCCCGAGCGCGGACACCCTGGCCCTGAGCGCCGGGCGGCTGCGGGAGCTCGCCGCCGCGCACCCGGCCCTGCGCGTGCTCACCGAGAACTGGCGCGGCCTGCTCGTGGACGAGGTCGCGACCACGCGCCTGCTGGACCTGCTCGAGGGCGAGGTGGGGCTGCTCATCGACACCGGCAACTGGGACGGGGAGGACAGGTACCGCCAGATCGCGGCGGTCGCCGGCCAGGCCGAGTGCTCCCAGGTCAAGGCGCGGGAGTCCGCCCCCGGCGTGCTCGACGAGGAGGACCTCGAGCAGTCCCTGAGGGCGCTCGCCGAGGCCGGGTACGCCGGCCGGCTCTCCCTCGTCTACGCGGGCAGCGACGACGACGAGTGGGGGCGCCTCGCACAGATGCAGGGGGTCGTCCGCCGCGTCCTCGCCTGA
- a CDS encoding phosphotransferase: protein MHPDQLVLTEQVATRLITDLLPGTDPATVRLLETSATTSTVVRIGEDLAARFPLEPADPDIARAALAAEHEAMGEFAAVSPLPAPEPVALGEPSAAFPMPWSVQTWVPGEVADPVVLEGSDAAADDLAALLLALRAVPTGGRRFRGPGRGGDLTAHEDWVRECLERSRGLLPADQLAASWERWRTLERRDPDVMSHRDLIPANLLTAGGRLVGVLDAGGYSPADPALDLVGAWHLLDAERRDRLRQSLGCPDLEWERGAAWAFVQSIGLVWYYEDSNPTMAQLGRSTCQRLLEEPPPAGGA, encoded by the coding sequence ATGCACCCCGACCAGCTCGTGCTCACCGAGCAGGTCGCGACCCGGCTGATCACCGACCTGCTGCCCGGCACGGACCCGGCGACCGTGCGGCTTCTGGAGACCTCGGCGACGACGAGCACCGTGGTGCGGATCGGGGAGGATCTCGCGGCGCGCTTCCCGCTCGAGCCCGCGGACCCGGACATCGCCCGGGCGGCCCTCGCGGCCGAGCACGAGGCGATGGGCGAGTTCGCGGCCGTCAGCCCGCTGCCGGCCCCGGAGCCGGTCGCGCTCGGGGAGCCCTCGGCCGCGTTCCCGATGCCCTGGTCAGTGCAGACCTGGGTCCCGGGCGAGGTCGCGGACCCCGTCGTCCTCGAGGGCTCCGACGCCGCGGCCGACGACCTCGCCGCCCTGCTCCTCGCGCTGCGCGCCGTCCCGACCGGGGGCCGGCGCTTCCGGGGTCCCGGCCGCGGCGGCGACCTCACCGCCCACGAGGACTGGGTGCGCGAGTGCCTCGAACGTTCCCGCGGCCTGCTGCCCGCCGACCAGCTCGCCGCCAGCTGGGAGCGGTGGCGCACCCTCGAGCGGCGGGATCCGGACGTGATGAGCCACCGCGACCTGATCCCCGCGAACCTGCTCACCGCGGGCGGGCGGCTCGTCGGCGTGCTCGATGCCGGCGGGTACTCCCCCGCCGATCCGGCGCTGGATCTCGTCGGCGCCTGGCACCTGCTGGACGCGGAGCGGCGCGACCGACTGCGGCAGAGCCTGGGCTGCCCAGACCTCGAGTGGGAGCGCGGGGCGGCCTGGGCGTTCGTGCAGTCCATCGGGCTCGTCTGGTACTACGAGGACTCGAACCCGACGATGGCTCAGCTCGGCCGCTCGACCTGTCAGCGGCTGCTGGAGGAGCCGCCGCCCGCGGGCGGGGCCTGA
- a CDS encoding RNA polymerase sigma factor — MSPDPGQEERALVLRAQDGETAAFERLVDRHQGRLFRIAFMVVGDRQEAEDLVQETLVLAWRRLHLLEEPAAFRGWVAQICSRSATDVVRRRARRATAPAAAEDLEPALESSPDTGRTSPGAAADPARSALVNAQMSALARVLSTLDPALRLCWVLREVDGMSYREICAAVDASEPTVRGRIARARARIVDEMEEWR, encoded by the coding sequence ATGAGCCCCGATCCCGGACAGGAGGAGCGCGCGCTGGTCCTGCGCGCGCAGGACGGCGAGACGGCCGCGTTCGAGCGGCTGGTCGACCGCCACCAGGGACGCCTGTTCAGGATCGCGTTCATGGTGGTCGGCGACCGCCAGGAGGCCGAGGACCTGGTCCAGGAGACCCTGGTGCTGGCCTGGCGCCGGCTGCACCTCCTCGAGGAGCCGGCCGCCTTCCGCGGATGGGTCGCTCAGATCTGCTCCCGCTCCGCGACCGACGTGGTGCGGCGGCGTGCCCGTCGGGCCACCGCTCCCGCCGCCGCGGAGGACCTCGAGCCCGCGCTCGAGAGCTCCCCGGACACCGGGCGGACCAGCCCCGGCGCAGCGGCCGACCCAGCGCGCAGCGCCCTGGTCAACGCCCAGATGAGCGCCCTGGCCCGGGTGCTGTCGACGCTCGACCCCGCGCTGCGCCTGTGCTGGGTGCTGAGGGAGGTCGACGGCATGTCGTATCGCGAGATCTGCGCCGCCGTCGACGCCTCGGAGCCCACGGTCCGAGGCCGGATCGCCCGTGCCCGCGCCCGCATCGTCGACGAGATGGAGGAATGGAGGTGA
- a CDS encoding ArsR/SmtB family transcription factor yields the protein MAMQMDSAPPLFEVDESQAALFHALAEPTRLALLQHLSTGEHRVRDLVDHLHLAQSTVSKHLACLRDCGLISMRSEGRASWFSLTDPGRLHSLLALASAMLSGAGAAPTVHELLHDPRVGGGPAGTDRTPDGGGALDEDGPR from the coding sequence ATGGCGATGCAGATGGATTCCGCTCCCCCGCTCTTCGAGGTGGACGAGTCGCAGGCCGCGCTCTTCCACGCCCTCGCCGAGCCCACCCGGCTCGCGCTCCTGCAGCACCTCTCCACCGGGGAGCACCGGGTGCGGGACCTCGTGGACCACCTGCACCTGGCCCAGTCCACCGTGAGCAAGCACCTCGCCTGCCTGCGCGACTGCGGCCTGATCAGCATGCGCAGCGAGGGCCGCGCCTCGTGGTTCTCGCTCACCGACCCGGGGCGCCTGCACTCCCTGCTCGCCCTCGCGAGCGCGATGCTCTCCGGCGCGGGCGCGGCGCCGACGGTCCACGAGCTCCTGCACGATCCGCGCGTCGGCGGCGGCCCCGCCGGCACGGACCGCACGCCCGACGGGGGCGGCGCGCTCGACGAGGACGGCCCGCGATGA
- a CDS encoding CueP family metal-binding protein, translating to MPSALPRRALLAALAATPLVLAGCSASPSAAEELLAAHGQPAGSAREVIDALEALPLAKRPPELLASVGTDVLTLSDASGREASLELPAEELYVSVAPFVTGTHECFFHSLTTCRGELAEEELDVRVEDASGAVLIDETRTTAPNGFLGLWLPRDEELTLRLAGAAGEATTTLRTDAEAPTCLTTMQLGA from the coding sequence ATGCCCTCCGCCCTTCCGCGCCGCGCCCTGCTCGCCGCGCTCGCCGCGACCCCGCTGGTCCTCGCCGGCTGCTCCGCGTCCCCCTCGGCCGCGGAGGAGTTGCTGGCCGCTCACGGCCAGCCCGCCGGCTCGGCCCGCGAGGTGATCGACGCGCTCGAGGCGCTGCCGCTCGCGAAGCGGCCCCCGGAGCTCCTCGCCTCCGTGGGCACCGACGTGCTCACCCTCTCCGACGCCTCCGGGCGCGAGGCGAGCCTCGAGCTGCCCGCGGAGGAGCTGTACGTCTCGGTCGCGCCCTTCGTGACCGGCACCCACGAGTGCTTCTTCCACAGCCTCACCACGTGTCGGGGCGAGCTGGCGGAGGAGGAGCTCGACGTGCGGGTCGAGGACGCCTCCGGCGCCGTGCTGATCGACGAGACCCGCACCACCGCCCCGAACGGGTTCCTGGGCCTGTGGCTGCCGCGGGACGAGGAGCTCACGCTCCGCCTGGCCGGTGCGGCGGGCGAGGCGACCACGACCCTGCGCACCGACGCCGAGGCCCCCACCTGCCTCACCACGATGCAGCTGGGGGCCTGA
- a CDS encoding Asp23/Gls24 family envelope stress response protein — protein MSEASIPQTGKQKQREAELAAQQENGEQQDTVPRGPLQTDRGVTTLDETVVAKIAGMAAREVPGVHDMGNAVRRAFSAVTDRFPNGQTSVTGGIAVEKGDTQAAIDVTVVVEYGASIVEVGNAIRRNVIDQVEGTTGLEVIEVNVNVVDVHLPGQDDEPAAEQRSTDLK, from the coding sequence ACCGGCAAGCAGAAGCAGCGCGAGGCCGAGCTGGCCGCGCAGCAGGAGAACGGCGAGCAGCAGGACACCGTCCCGCGCGGCCCGCTGCAGACCGACCGCGGTGTGACCACCCTGGACGAGACCGTCGTCGCGAAGATCGCCGGCATGGCGGCCCGCGAGGTCCCCGGCGTGCACGACATGGGCAACGCCGTGCGCCGCGCCTTCTCCGCCGTCACCGACCGCTTCCCCAACGGCCAGACCAGCGTCACCGGCGGCATCGCGGTGGAGAAGGGCGACACCCAGGCCGCCATCGACGTGACCGTGGTCGTCGAGTACGGCGCCTCGATCGTCGAGGTCGGCAACGCGATCCGCCGCAACGTCATCGACCAGGTCGAGGGCACGACCGGCCTCGAGGTCATCGAGGTCAACGTCAACGTGGTCGACGTCCACCTGCCCGGCCAGGACGACGAGCCGGCCGCCGAGCAACGCAGCACCGACCTGAAGTGA
- a CDS encoding acetyl-CoA C-acetyltransferase, whose amino-acid sequence MSEIVIVAAARTAQGRLQGALSSFSAPQLGAFAIQGVLARGGIDAAAVDAVIMGQVLPAGSGQNPARQAALGAGIGWATPAHSVNKVCLSGLTAVIDASRMIASGDAEVVVAGGMESMSQAPHLLMGSRGGWKYGAVEALDHMAHDGLTDAHDSVSMGESTERHNPRFEVTREDQDRVAALSHQRAAAAGLLAEEIVPVSVPQRRGEPLEVTADEGIRPDTTEESLGRLRPAFAEGGTITAGNSSQISDGAAALVLTTSARADAEGWPVMARLGANGQTAGPDSSLQAQPADAIARALQKQGITAAELDLVEINEAFGAVVAHSQRALGVPEEIVNVHGGGIALGHPIGASGARLVVHVAHELARRGSGTAAVGLCGGGGQGEALVLRR is encoded by the coding sequence ATGTCCGAGATCGTCATCGTCGCCGCGGCACGCACCGCGCAGGGCCGGCTCCAGGGGGCGCTGTCCTCCTTCTCCGCCCCGCAGCTGGGAGCGTTCGCGATCCAGGGCGTGCTCGCGCGGGGCGGGATCGACGCCGCCGCGGTGGACGCCGTGATCATGGGCCAGGTGCTGCCGGCCGGCTCCGGCCAGAATCCGGCGCGCCAGGCCGCGCTCGGCGCCGGGATCGGCTGGGCCACCCCCGCGCACAGCGTGAACAAGGTGTGCCTCTCGGGCCTGACCGCCGTGATCGACGCGTCGCGCATGATCGCCTCCGGGGACGCGGAGGTGGTGGTCGCCGGCGGCATGGAGTCGATGTCCCAGGCGCCGCACCTGCTGATGGGCTCCCGCGGGGGCTGGAAGTACGGGGCGGTGGAGGCGCTGGACCACATGGCGCACGACGGCCTCACCGATGCCCACGACAGCGTGAGCATGGGCGAGTCCACCGAGCGGCACAATCCCCGCTTCGAGGTCACCCGCGAGGATCAGGACCGGGTCGCCGCCCTGTCCCATCAGCGCGCCGCCGCGGCGGGCCTGCTCGCCGAGGAGATCGTGCCGGTCTCCGTGCCGCAGCGGCGCGGTGAGCCGCTCGAGGTCACGGCCGACGAGGGCATCCGCCCCGACACCACCGAGGAGTCCCTGGGCCGCCTGCGCCCCGCCTTCGCCGAGGGCGGCACGATCACCGCCGGGAACTCCTCGCAGATCTCCGACGGCGCGGCCGCGCTGGTGCTCACCACCTCCGCCCGCGCCGACGCGGAGGGCTGGCCGGTGATGGCCCGCCTGGGGGCGAACGGGCAGACCGCCGGGCCGGACAGCTCCCTGCAGGCCCAGCCCGCCGACGCGATCGCCCGCGCCCTGCAGAAGCAGGGCATCACCGCCGCGGAGCTCGACCTCGTCGAGATCAACGAGGCCTTCGGCGCCGTCGTCGCGCACTCGCAGCGGGCGCTGGGCGTTCCCGAGGAGATCGTCAACGTGCACGGCGGCGGGATCGCGCTCGGCCACCCGATCGGCGCCTCCGGCGCCCGGCTCGTGGTGCACGTGGCGCACGAGCTGGCCCGCCGAGGCAGCGGCACCGCCGCGGTGGGGCTGTGCGGCGGGGGCGGCCAGGGCGAGGCGCTCGTGCTGCGGCGGTGA
- a CDS encoding heavy metal translocating P-type ATPase — protein sequence MSTHHDGHVDHRDHHGQDEHHGRYERQAQDEHHEHGHSGHSGHGGHGGHGGHGGHGGHGDHVAQFRRLFWIMLVLAVPVVGLSPMFAHLIGYTIPDVPGLAWVAPVLGTLMYVWGGRPFLTGGLSEIRSRAPGMMLLISLGITVAFLASWGSRLGLLDRELEFWWELALLIVIMLLGHWIEMRSLAQTSSALDSLAALLPDEAERIEGDQLVTVAPADLRAGDLVLVRPGASVPADGTIVEGSADVDESMITGESRPVTRSADDRVVAGTVATDSSLRVEVTATGEETALAGIQRLVSDAQSSSSRAQRIADRAAAWLFWFALGAAVLTALVWTLLGMPDQAVVRTVTVLVIACPHALGLAIPLVVSIATERAARAGVLVTDRLALEGMRTVDTVLLDKTGTLTRGEPELSQLEVAPGAGLEEQELLGLAAAAESESEHPLAGAIRRRAEADGADVPGASEVSSSPALGVSARVDGREIRVGGPRLLEETGAGELEQAATWRDEGAIVLHVLRDGEAVGVLKLADAVREESREAIDAMHARDLQVVMITGDAQNVADHVAAELGIDRVFAQVRPEDKSARVADLQQEGRRVAMVGDGVNDAPALAQADVGLAIGAGTDVAIGSAGVVLASSDPRSVLSVIDLSHAAYRKMRQNLGWAAGYNLLSVPLAAGVLAPIGFVMPMSVGALLMSASTVVVALNAQLLRRLDLRPEASGDRR from the coding sequence ATGAGCACCCATCATGACGGCCACGTCGACCACCGGGATCATCACGGCCAGGACGAACACCACGGCCGGTACGAGCGCCAAGCCCAGGACGAACACCACGAGCATGGCCACAGCGGCCACAGCGGCCACGGCGGCCACGGCGGCCACGGCGGCCACGGCGGCCACGGCGGCCACGGGGATCACGTCGCCCAGTTCCGCCGGCTGTTCTGGATCATGCTGGTGCTCGCCGTGCCCGTCGTCGGCCTCTCCCCGATGTTCGCGCACCTGATCGGTTACACGATCCCGGACGTGCCCGGCCTCGCCTGGGTCGCCCCGGTGCTCGGCACTCTCATGTACGTCTGGGGCGGGCGGCCGTTCCTCACCGGCGGGCTCTCCGAGATCCGCTCCCGCGCCCCGGGGATGATGCTGCTGATCAGCCTCGGCATCACCGTCGCGTTCCTCGCCTCCTGGGGCTCCCGGCTGGGACTGCTCGACCGCGAGCTCGAGTTCTGGTGGGAGCTCGCGCTGCTGATCGTGATCATGCTGCTGGGGCACTGGATCGAGATGCGTTCACTCGCGCAGACCTCCTCCGCGCTGGACTCGCTGGCCGCGCTGCTGCCCGATGAGGCCGAGCGGATCGAGGGGGACCAGCTGGTCACCGTCGCCCCCGCGGACCTGCGCGCCGGGGACCTCGTGCTGGTGCGCCCCGGTGCCTCCGTCCCCGCCGACGGCACCATCGTGGAGGGCAGCGCGGACGTCGACGAGTCGATGATCACCGGCGAGTCCCGCCCCGTGACCCGCAGCGCGGATGACCGCGTGGTCGCCGGCACCGTCGCGACCGATTCGAGCCTGCGCGTCGAGGTCACCGCCACGGGGGAGGAGACCGCGCTCGCCGGTATCCAGCGCCTGGTCTCGGACGCCCAGAGCTCCTCCTCCCGCGCTCAGCGGATCGCCGACCGCGCCGCCGCCTGGCTGTTCTGGTTCGCGCTCGGCGCCGCGGTGCTCACCGCGCTGGTCTGGACGCTGCTGGGCATGCCCGACCAGGCCGTGGTCCGCACCGTGACCGTGCTGGTCATCGCCTGCCCCCACGCACTGGGGCTGGCGATCCCGCTGGTCGTCTCGATCGCGACCGAGCGCGCCGCCCGGGCCGGGGTGCTGGTCACCGACCGGCTCGCGCTCGAGGGCATGCGCACCGTGGACACCGTACTGCTGGACAAGACCGGCACCCTCACCCGCGGCGAGCCGGAGCTCTCGCAGCTCGAGGTCGCCCCGGGCGCCGGGCTCGAGGAGCAGGAGCTGCTGGGCCTCGCCGCTGCCGCGGAGTCCGAGAGCGAGCACCCTCTGGCTGGCGCGATCCGTCGGCGCGCGGAGGCCGACGGCGCGGACGTGCCCGGCGCCTCCGAGGTCTCCTCCTCCCCGGCGCTCGGCGTCAGCGCCCGGGTGGACGGCCGCGAGATCCGCGTGGGCGGGCCCCGCCTGCTCGAGGAGACCGGGGCGGGCGAGCTCGAGCAGGCCGCGACCTGGCGCGACGAGGGCGCGATCGTGCTGCACGTGCTGCGCGACGGCGAGGCCGTCGGCGTGCTGAAGCTGGCCGACGCCGTGCGCGAGGAGTCCCGCGAGGCGATCGACGCGATGCACGCGCGCGACCTCCAGGTCGTCATGATCACCGGCGACGCGCAGAACGTCGCCGACCACGTCGCCGCCGAGCTCGGCATCGACCGGGTCTTCGCGCAGGTCCGTCCCGAGGACAAGTCCGCCCGGGTGGCCGATCTGCAGCAGGAGGGCCGACGGGTCGCGATGGTGGGTGACGGCGTCAACGACGCCCCCGCCCTCGCCCAGGCCGACGTGGGCCTCGCGATCGGCGCCGGCACCGACGTCGCGATCGGCTCCGCCGGAGTGGTGCTCGCTTCCTCGGACCCCCGCTCCGTGCTCTCGGTGATCGACCTCTCCCACGCCGCGTACCGCAAGATGCGGCAGAACCTGGGGTGGGCGGCCGGCTACAACCTGCTCTCCGTCCCGCTCGCGGCGGGCGTGCTCGCCCCGATCGGGTTCGTGATGCCGATGAGCGTGGGGGCGCTGCTGATGAGCGCCTCCACCGTGGTGGTGGCGCTGAACGCGCAGCTGCTGCGCCGTCTGGACCTGCGGCCGGAGGCAAGCGGCGACCGGCGCTGA
- a CDS encoding GNAT family N-acetyltransferase, translated as MQILDATAQHAGGIAAIYNHAVEHTTAIWNERLVDAADRAAWLAERQGSGFPVLVALEDDGTVLGYATYGPWRPHDGYRHTVEHSLYVREGLRGRGTGSALLTALLERARAQGIHVMVAGIDASNEGSVRLHERFGFTRVGVLPQVGTKFGRWLDLAFLQLVLDQAPPAGGGSSSSR; from the coding sequence ATGCAGATCCTCGACGCGACCGCGCAGCACGCCGGCGGCATCGCCGCGATCTACAACCACGCCGTCGAGCACACCACCGCGATCTGGAACGAGCGCCTCGTCGACGCCGCCGATCGCGCCGCCTGGCTCGCCGAGCGGCAGGGGAGCGGCTTCCCGGTGCTGGTCGCCCTCGAGGACGACGGCACCGTGCTCGGGTACGCGACCTACGGCCCCTGGCGGCCGCACGACGGCTACCGCCACACCGTCGAGCACTCCCTCTACGTGCGCGAGGGACTGCGCGGCCGCGGCACCGGCTCGGCACTGCTCACCGCCCTGCTCGAGCGCGCCCGCGCACAGGGGATCCACGTGATGGTCGCCGGGATCGACGCGAGCAACGAGGGGTCCGTGCGCCTGCACGAGCGGTTCGGCTTCACCCGCGTGGGCGTCCTGCCGCAGGTGGGCACGAAGTTCGGTCGCTGGCTCGACCTCGCCTTCCTCCAGCTGGTGCTCGATCAGGCCCCGCCCGCGGGCGGCGGCTCCTCCAGCAGCCGCTGA
- a CDS encoding Asp23/Gls24 family envelope stress response protein: protein MSTAIALDPAAVESPSPTVTPAEDRGVTSIPAQVVARVAEQVASEAALVGSGAGGVLGVGARRDFDSRPSARCELYGRTAVLSLDVGVEFPTPLAPALTALRDLVRERVQHLTGLEVGRLDVSISWLRPTSTGRRTLR from the coding sequence ATGTCCACCGCCATCGCCCTCGACCCCGCCGCCGTCGAGAGCCCGTCACCGACCGTGACGCCCGCCGAGGATCGCGGCGTGACCAGCATCCCCGCACAGGTCGTCGCCCGGGTCGCCGAGCAGGTCGCCTCCGAGGCGGCGCTCGTCGGCTCCGGCGCGGGCGGGGTCCTCGGCGTCGGCGCGCGCCGTGACTTCGACTCCCGCCCCTCGGCCCGGTGCGAGCTCTACGGCCGCACCGCCGTGCTGAGCCTCGACGTCGGCGTGGAGTTCCCGACGCCGCTCGCCCCCGCCTTGACCGCCCTGCGCGACCTGGTCCGCGAGCGGGTCCAGCACCTGACCGGTCTCGAGGTGGGGCGTCTGGACGTCTCGATCTCCTGGCTCCGCCCCACCAGCACCGGGAGGAGGACCCTGCGATGA